Below is a genomic region from Hevea brasiliensis isolate MT/VB/25A 57/8 chromosome 3, ASM3005281v1, whole genome shotgun sequence.
TTCCCTGTCAGCCTCAAGTGCCTGAAGCCTCATGTAGAGCTTTTTGATATCAGGATCACTAACATCAGGTCGATTTAATGCGTCCCTTGGAGCGGAAACATAATCTTCACAAATCCCAGATCCAGCTTTTGGCTCGACAACACCATTATATGGTACCCTGCTGTGGACAGAATCAATTGTATAAACTCTGTCACTCATGTCATCTCCAAAATCTGATGCATTATCCACCTTTCTCAAATTCAAGCAGTCTTCTGATTGAGAAACATAATCCATCTTCTTAACGCTATTGTTGAACTTGAAATTAGGAGATTCAGTCACAAGATCTGGAACTGTTTCTCTTGACACCCCCATGAATGAACTTGAACCATCTGCAGAAAACATCCTGTCTCTTGGTCGCCTGGGAGAATGGCCAACTATCACCTTCTCTGGAATATTCTTTGAACCAGAAGATTCCCCATCTAAATGACTGCTACTGGGACTTTGCTCCATCTGATTGATCCTGTATTCCAAATTCTTCAGATGATCCTGAGCATGAGGAGTCTCACCAAAAGCATATTTCTCAATGTCAACAACGTCATCATCGCCCTCCAAAGCACTTGGGTTCTCATTCAAATTGCATTTCAGGGGTGGATAATCATATGCTGGAAATTCAAATTGGGCAGCGTCCAAATTTTCAGCCATACTTGGGTTGCGGCTAAACTCACTTCTCTCACCCTTCTCCCCCTCTGCCTCTTCTTCTGTGAGCCCATAACTCAGCATCCTATGTTTATAAGCCTGCACCTCACAAGTAAGTGCTTGAGTGGCCTGCTCTTTCTTATACAATATATCCTCAAAAGCCAAAAGCTCCTGTTGGTCATGTGCCATCTTCTCCTCTGCAAAAAGCTTGAATTGCCTTGCTTCCATTTGGATCTCTGCCTTCTCCCTCTGCAACCTCAGTATCATTGACATTGCCTCCTTTGCAGCTGTCGAAGAGGCATTTCTCTCCTCTTCCAGTTCAGCATATAAATCTTGTATTGCCTGCTGTTGGCTACTAACTGTTTCCCGTAGTGTAGCACATTCATTCTCAATTTCCACTCGTGGATTCGAGAAAAGATCAAATCCAGGTATATAAAATCGATTTCTCTCCTCAAACTCATCATATTTTCGTTTCACAGACCGGAACCAAGAACTAGTGGAGGAAGAAGCAACTAAAGAAAAGCTACACCCACAATTACAACATTTCACCAAAGCCCTTGATCGTGAAGGTGAAGAGGAAGGTGAAAGTACTTCCAAATCCATAAAGCAATTAGCATTAAAATTTAAGATGACTTGAGATCAATGCAAAACAGTGTCATTACTAAAGATAACAAAATCAACAATCCAAAATCAACGTGTAAAAGGAGGGCCTTTATCTTTAGAGCTCTGAAATTCCCTCGCTCCTTGATTCTACAGATATTTTAATGACAACTACTTTCCTTCCTCAGTTCCAATTACCAGTTACTTTTCCTCTGAGATCAGTTATCACACGCAAAAGACCTAAAAAATAAAGAGAACACAAAATTAAACACTAAAAATCtaaacaatttttttaaaaaaagaaaaaaaaaaaaaggaaaatctgTTTGCTTTACAGCTTGTTTGGAAACTAAAAATTGGCaagaattcaatttaattgatATCTTTTTTTGTAAATTCTCATGTTTGGAAACATAATGAGTGTAAGAAAACTCTTCACAAATTTCTCCACAAggcaaataaaacaaaaataaagaaaactgAGCTTTAAAAGGAAGAATTCTATTTCTTTCTTTCCAAAAAAAGTCTCTCcaaaatgaatttcattcaaacaaacaGAATCACCAGAGAGGGAGTGAGATACCAGTGAAAGGCCTGATTCAGAGAAGAAGCGCGCGGAAGGAAAATTCGGAGGTGAAATTCTCCAGGGAAAATGAACTTCCCGGAGAAAACGACACCAAAGTTTTTAGACCACCGGGCGCCAAACATAAAAACCTGTAAAACTTCCTCCAACTTTCCCGGAAAATAAAAGTGAAAAAGAAACAACAGTAGGAATGGCGTTTGGAGGGAAGGAAAATCCGAGGGAGAAAGCGAGAGGGAGGGATTTGGAAAAcctagatttttatttttatttatttattttttaattcttttccTTATTTGGATTTAATTTTTATTCTTGTCGAGTTCCGTCTACAAAGAGACagtgtatttattttatttatcgcCTTATGttgtttttattaaaatcaataaatatatatttattatttaaatgtaTTTTTGAAGCAACAGAAAATATAATGATTAAAAGGGTGATTAGTGATGATTAAGATCGAGATTAACAACTAATAATTGcagttttttaattattaataaattaacaaaatatacaattttttgtatttttttattattaataaaatagaaagagatATATGCAACGGacttgaattattattatttcacAGCTTTCCTTGACCGTGTCTGCCCCTGCTCTATCTTCTCCAAACTAAGTAAAAATTATAGGGcttaattataatttagtttttagatacgataaaatttataatttaatttattaatttaattttttatttaaattatttttaattatagtgaaaataattaaaatgtttttaattttatatattttttgtatataaaattttatattataaataaaatattttaaattaagagactattttatttataaagtTTAAAATAAACCATAGAGACTGAATCGTTTAGTTTAGTtagaaaatatataacattatagtattttgattatttttattataattaaaaattaattaattaattaaaaaatttaataaatgaactaaattataaattttattaaatcttataaattaaattatagattttacttaattttaaagattaaattataatttatctaaaTTATAAACATATAATTTCTTTCGAAGTGTATTGCACAAGTTTGATAGGTACGTACTGGTCAAAAATCTCAACCTCTATGTTATGTGCtagttttcaatttattttttttaatttttttggagttatttaaattattttttaatttataaatttttatgtactatttaaaaacacaaatttaaagcttagaacaacatattaaaagtgaCAGAAAATGTTTATGAAAAaagggttattattattattgttattattattaatgaaagGATGAAATCTTACGTAATTTATTATGGAGgattggttatatatatatatatatatatatagaaatcaTCCAGTATGTACTATGACATACgatctaatactagcaaatacttaCTTTATAAGAAGAaaatcacatttagtgactttcaaaagtagtCTCATAGAAgctaaattgacttcctcttaatcaggaagacaaataaagctctatgcaataattgcaaggtcattccgggagagacattaacaagtcaacatcagttAGTGGTCTttaatgtcaagtttaggaacaaatcaagtaaggttagaagaaatagtgtagcttgaacaaagtggtgggagtttaaaggagtaaagcaagtgaagttcaaaaataaaCTTATTGAATCCGAaacatggaagctagatatggaggtcAATGGTATATGGATACAGTtgacatcaaagattagagaagtagctagaaaaatacttggagagtctagaggacatggaccatcctcaaaagagagatggtggtggaatgaggaagtacaaaaggcagtgaagagaaagagggaatggtataagaaattacttaAGTATGATACTAATGAGGCAAAGAAATAGGCAAAAaatgcagttagtcaagcaagagcgcaggcTTTTAAAAAGTTatgtgagaaacttggaactaaagaaggagaaaaagatatttatagattagcaaggaggagagaaaagaaatgtcaagatctcaatcaaattAGGTGCATTAacgataaagaaggaaaaatgttggtgaaagatgaggacattaaagaaagatggagaaattattttgataatcTCTTTAATAagagtcaaaatggtaataacatgaatatagattatagagcaatagaaaaaaatgtgaattatactagaaggattagatttttagaagtaaaggaagcacttaagagaatgaaagtgggtaaagcctgtgaacccgatagaataccaattgaagtgtggaagtgtttgggagatatgggagtggcatggttaactaaattgtttaataaaattctaaactcaaagaaaatgtctgatgaatggaggaggagtattttagtacctatttttaaaaataagggagacatacagagttgctcaaactataagagaattaaactcatgagccatactttgAAGtcatgggagagagttgtggaacatcaacttcatcatgatacttctatctcttccaatcaatttggcttcatgcccggtcgtttaactatggaagcgatctttctcattagaagcttgatggagaaatattgagatggaaagaaagatctacacatgatttttatcgatttggaaaaggcttatgatagtgttccaagatatgtcttatggagagtgttagaacaaaagagggtatctattagatatatacaagtgttgaaagatatgtgtgaaggagcaactactattgtgcgcacagtgggaggggacacaagagattttcctatcttagTACCAAGGTTCAGTTGTAAGCCCTTacatttttacattagttttagatgaattgatgaaacatatacaagagagtatcccttggtgcatgatgtttgcggatgatatagttttgatagatgagaGGCAAGAAGGAGtaaatagaaagttagagctttggagaagtactttagAATTAAAGgaatttaagttaattagaacgaagacagaatacatacattgcaagttcagtgaaggccaaactggtgatagagaaggagttagtttggatggagtggtactgtcccaaagtaatcactttaaatatcttggctcagtcctccaagtagatggaggatgtgaggaggatgttagtcataggattaaagccagatgttgaagtggagacgtgccacgggagttttatgtaatcgtaagattcccaataagttgaaagaaaaattttaccgtacagccatatgacCGGCAATGTTATATGGaagtgagtgttgggcaatgaaggagtcatatgtgtctaagCTAAGAGTTACGGAAATGAGAATGTTaaagtggatgagtggccatactagattagataaaattcataatgagaGTACtagagaaaaagtaggagtggtgccaattgaggataagttgagagaagggagaatgaggtagtttggtcatgtaaagcgtaAACATACAGAagttccagttagacaagtagaacacattaggttagaggatagaaagaaaagaaggggtaggcctaaactgacttggaggagagtagtacaacatgacctagaagtattacacatttctaaggatttaacccaaaatcgtttagagtggagaaagagaatccatatagctgagcccaaatttttggaataaatgcttagttgagttgagttgagttgagaaatCACCCAGTATTCGAAACTCACTGACTCGATTAATTTTGATTCGTGTTAGGCAGACCCATAAAGGGGGGCTAAGGATGGCAACGTGTCGAATTTTTACGGGTACTCGATCTGACCGAACCCTAATAGAACAGGTTTAGGTATTATATAATCAGATTTAAGAAGGGTTCGGGTTTGAAAATAATACCCGTAACGGATTCGGGTTGGGTTCGGATTTTATATGTTGAGTATCCGTTACCTGAACCTGTttacataaatacttaattaaatataaaaaatatatttttataataatatttataaatatttataaatatttattttatataatttaaatattttatgaaattattaaattttgaaaatataaattattaattaaaataattttttatacaaaatattatttaaaatatataaaattaaacggatTCGGGTTTTTTCTGGTAATAATAATTGGGTTTGAGATAGGTTCGGGTAATTGagaataatttttaaatagatttgagacgggttcgggttttgataatattaatcgaGTTCGAGTTCAGATAGGATAATTTTTGCGGATACTCTACCCGTTGCCATCCCTAAGGGGGGCAAAGtgtccctcccaagttttaaatgTGTTTCATACTCAGGGCTCGAATTTGAGACTACTAATTAAGAAAGAAGAAACCATTGCCATCCCATTTCACCTCTTAGAGATTATATAAAATAATCTTTTAACATACTCTTTCACATCGGCTTAATATATTCAAAATAATTACTTTTCAACATAACAAGTGAAGTTATCGATACAATGTTGtagattgttattattattttactataaaatctaattaattagttataaaaataaaacaattaatagataaaaatttatttttcccATTTTAATTATAAAGATGAACAATTTCATtcgttttaaattattatttactttccttttaaaaaatagttaatttattattttttaatatattaatatttaacatatatgtttttattaataaatatatcattaatcattaaaaaaaaagtataagCAAAATCTTTTACTGTCATATATTTCCGATGAGGTTGGAAGATTAAAAAACTTtttcaaaaattatattttaatattattaaaaaatagtttgaaaaaaaattatttaattatatgagagttttcataattaaaacatgtcaaatctatttttaaattaatttctaaaattctttaattaatatatttaaatatgtaTTTTTCTAGATGGCTATatataaacatgaatttaaaatttatgataaataagtatatttattaatttcatatatcatataaatcatatatattattttaaatgaaataatttagcatctccaaatattaaaattactaatCTATATTAAAGGGAAATATAttatctatttgtatgcaattgcaaaatatcaaaatattataagttatttatttaaacaaaataataaatttgaatttaaaaggaaaaaagaattaaattaaagaaaataagttcTCTATTTCAAGTAATCTGAAAGCTTTTCCACCCCAAATGATTTTGCTAACATatgttgtcacgacccaacctatgggccggaccggcactaggacctgggccagcctaaagcccccgaggcccgtagtaagccttaactattcatttacccaactctaaggcccattgggcccaaattcaagaaaacaaacggacagagtccggccataaaatggactttccaacggggagttttcgactcacccaacctgtaaacacaataaaccatccattggggagctcagctcaccctccacatactcatcaacataataataaatgggagctcagctccctcatccaatccatcaaagcagacttaaaatattaagtttactgagttcaacatgaatataatattacggaccaaattcaaataattacttgctaacacatgcggaaattctaggagtaaataaaattacacaaatatcaataaacaactgcgaagtataaagcgagttaacctgaataaatatcctccgtggctgtaaaaatttttgagcagagtgagcgttcgactcagagagtaaaatatcaattttaaccataatccctataactatttaaaactaatgcacctgagagtgaaatgcaacatcaacaacattttcacatcatagcatcaaaaggtaatttggagcactcacacacctgtagtatcaatcataacatatgggagtgatcctatcgactctcttaaatccaactggtgccaattactcaagctcggacttccacttaataaccaaatcgaggtcccagtaattactcaagcgtgactacccctcgaaggaacgtcccaatgaattactcaagccgtgactaccccgtcctatccatagtccacaccacatcgcacgcacgccaacgcacgcacacgctgcctccaaattaccacaacaacatccatggcatattaacgattatgaatgcaacataaatcgtgcctagagtttaactaaataaatatatgcatataagtgatgcatgggcatctgaacatataataatatcgaaattacaattaaaattaatattttactcatggacttgacgacaaattactttgtggcggtgggcggaggaagaaggctgtcgactcacgacaatcatattacatttatttaatacaatctgactcaatacaaataaagaaaagaccaattcgtcctaagtcgtgcagaaaatcgtgagtctctcctatacctaggacctacccaacctgcaaaagggctaaaaacgcacttctatactcacaatccatacatcaacagttcaatcatatcacacagcccctcctgggcccatcaaatcaatcatccatcacaatacgcaaaatttcaatttagtccttattattgatcatttttgcaaaaactgcccaaacaagctctaaaaattataaaactttgccccgcggtccttagcaatattactaagctattgcaaaaagaatcgtaattttctaagctaccacgaatattttatggatttttaatcctatttaagcactagaaaattacgtaaaaactaggttcgggtttacctttgccgattccgacttcggggacgcgctcgggatgcctgagagccaaaacctcgatccaattcggaaacttttccggtagctggtctgtctggccggaaattcacagatccggacaactgtcgaatttccgcgaattgaggatacctacacgaagcccaataataatatataaaaaatcaggggtgttacattcttccccccttacagaaaattcgtcctcgaattttacacaaggcagaataaagcacatgattatacattgaacagataagggtacttgctacgcatgtcccgttctaactcccaggtgcactcttccactgactgactcctccacaaaaccttaaccatagggatctgttttgatctcagctgtctcacttggtagtccactatggctacaggctgctcctcaaatgtcaagttctcttttagctctatcacatccggctgcagtacatgagaaggatcgggaatgtatttcctgagcatggagatgtgaaacacggatgaacgtgagagaggttgggtggtagctccagccGTAGGCAAGCGCTCCAACTCTATCGGTAACctcaaaggtccaatataccgaggttaCAACTtgaccttctttccaaatctcatgactcccttcattggagaaaccttgagAATACATAGTcgtccactgcaaactccacatccctccgtctagggtctgcataacttttctgcctactgaaagctgttttcagtcgttccctgattaaaggaactatctctgaagtgtactgcactaggtttacatcatgcaccttcgcttcccccatttctgtccaacacagaggagacctacactttcttccatatagtgcctcatagggcgcCATTCCTAtggtggagtgataactgttgttgtaggcaaactccaccaaagctagctgatcatcccattgacctccaaaatccaaaacactcatgcgaagcatgtctttcagtgtttggattgtccttccaattgtccgtgcatgcgaggtggaaagcgtactaaagttcaagcagtatgccaagtgcctcctgcaactttctccaaaaccgagaagtgaatgggGCCCTGCCGGATATTAtgggcggaactccatgcaatcgactatttctcgaatgtagagcggaCATCGTACCAcgagtatgtagtcttctgagtaagaagtgagctgatttggtcaagcggtctacaattacccatatcgaatcatatcctcgcgtggtacgaggcaaccttgatcacaaaatccatagtgatcatttcccacttccattcaggataggagctcttgcaacttccctgacggtctctagtgttcaaaattcaccttctgacaagtcaagcacttggacacaaagtctgctatgtctctcttcatgccattccaccaatagctatctttcacaccatggtacattttggtggaacctgggtggacactttacagtgtgtagtgtgcctctcgcatgatttcatttctgaggttgtccacatcgggcacacatatcctagaaccttgcactagggcgccatcattggcaaatccgaactcaccaccttcaccttctgtactctttctataatcttcatcaattgttggtctcgtgtccgggaaactctaactctgtccctcaagtccggcctcaccgaaaagtgagccaacaatacccctcatccgaaagatctaggattaaaccttgatccatcaactcatgtacctctgaatcaacgatctcttctctgtgaaatgtgcgccaaaccgctgtaagattttacgctaaagcatctgctactacattggccttcctgtggtggtacctggatggggcaatcatagtcttccgtaagctccatccatctcctctatctcaagtttaaatccctgttggaagatgtacttcaaactcttatggtcggtgtatatctcgcacacttcaccatacagtagtgtctccaaatttttagtgcaaagactacaggccatttccaaatcatgggtgggatagttacgctcatgcctcttccgccttgaagcataagtcactacttttccattccgcatcaaaacacacctaggccaactctcaaggcatcacagtacacggtgtatccttcaccgctcataggtagtgttaacaggggcagtggttcgacactccttatcctcatcattataactgactctatcgagctctcttctgtcctttgcatcttatccacttcccttttcctatttttggtattgttggtatcatttcaactctttgtacttattccttaattttagtcctatctcatccttacaccttatTCTTCAAAGTTGTCTATCCCATAATCAACtaaaactttctttttatttcttagtcttatctagAAAACAAGTTTCATTACATCAAGAATtttaaccctatgatttactcctacaagacattcttcaccttatgtaacacttataattacccatagaaaatttttttcttgtatcccctttttccaacttaactatcgaacattatcattccctatcacccttagtaggaaattgcttatctggatgaatatgagccccataaactataagttccatctgaactaacacggctgtaggaaatatgtgtcatgccttaattccaaacaagatacttcacgtgttcattctccttaatataatcatatatactgcccatagctttctaaatttcaacctcaaattacccatcagcaacaatttcatctattgaatctcaaccataaatagtacttcctccaactcatagtttaaaacagttgcaagccttagtagctaactcaatttaactcctgtcattactctgttcatcctttcatacttaatactaggtatgcacttactgtcattctcatatcaggaaattatatatgaatttgtgcctactaaactctcaataactaggtctccttgactcagtttttgttccttatataaccttctagaaccaaaagcacaagctaaacttgaaaagaaagaaaatatcctcttatattcaactacacccgattgtcatattataacgtttcacctaagtttcttggtctttatctccaaatttcatcatctcctagaacaattatgctctacctataagttaTCATCTGCataaaccctttaccgtaccattttccttcttgacataatattttataatttattaactttacttatactcgacctatgattcatatct
It encodes:
- the LOC110650474 gene encoding myosin-binding protein 7 yields the protein MDLEVLSPSSSPSRSRALVKCCNCGCSFSLVASSSTSSWFRSVKRKYDEFEERNRFYIPGFDLFSNPRVEIENECATLRETVSSQQQAIQDLYAELEEERNASSTAAKEAMSMILRLQREKAEIQMEARQFKLFAEEKMAHDQQELLAFEDILYKKEQATQALTCEVQAYKHRMLSYGLTEEEAEGEKGERSEFSRNPSMAENLDAAQFEFPAYDYPPLKCNLNENPSALEGDDDVVDIEKYAFGETPHAQDHLKNLEYRINQMEQSPSSSHLDGESSGSKNIPEKVIVGHSPRRPRDRMFSADGSSSFMGVSRETVPDLVTESPNFKFNNSVKKMDYVSQSEDCLNLRKVDNASDFGDDMSDRVYTIDSVHSRVPYNGVVEPKAGSGICEDYVSAPRDALNRPDVSDPDIKKLYMRLQALEADRESMRQAIISMRTDKAQMVLLKEIAQHLCKEMSPERRMPVKKPSLLGTFSFMSIFKWIGSFIFWRNKARRSKYMCGLSASNVGLLLLLDKGPRTRQWRCLRSTQV